In a single window of the Fusarium falciforme chromosome 3, complete sequence genome:
- a CDS encoding Cation-ATPase-N domain-containing protein: MADPDIKHPHPERIHWVDDEEAATKARPPVKRGLSTESTGIRSIRSRRGSVDASAVLPIQYRAVSMDIEDYNQKTSLAKTKNEAAADLAKLEWHTNNVDEVIRRLGSSLIEGLSPDQVERRIGRYGKNAPSPAPTHNTKKIVGYFFKGFGTVLFVAAILVFIAWRPLGKPPAPANLALAIVLLAVFFIQAAFNMWQDWSSSRVMNSIKNLLPEHCLVIRDGQQVTLFADQLVPGDILLIKAGNKLPADVRFVKVSSDLKIDRSILTGESVPIHGTVNSTDDNYLETKNIGLQGTHCISGTCTGLVVATGDNTVFGRIAKLTNEPKKGLTTLEREVLHFVLVICSIMALMIILVVILWATWLRKKYPDWISVPNLIISCVSVAVAFIPEGLPVALTASMTISANMMRKNKILCKSLKTVETLGSVSVICSDKTGTLTQNKMIVTECAIGDKRMLADQARDVMVLNQHTSPKNNSLSQLRAVAGLCNAGSFDAATMRLPLHERVIHGDATDQAILRFSEGLGEVAELRRCWKVKYELAFNSKNKYMIKAFCLAHPDGLSLALPSDIGSIFAPGDVLLTIKGAPEILLDRVSSYVNPSGVCVHLDDDKRKSIEMIKDDWASQGRRVLLLARKSISSSVFPPSMSETALESEMYNQALTGLTLVGLVGIVDPPRPEIPDVVDTLRTAGIRIFMASGSHRMNAISANKRQVTGDFALTAQAIAQECGIITSQNIDTVEALHRTVTIDPSLRALELNYGADGPREAIVLSGPELITLNEGQWDQLAEYREIVFARTTPEHKLRIVREFQARNQIVGMTGDGVNDAPSLRAADVGIALGSGSDIAIEAADMVLLDTFASVVEALRYGRMMFDNLKKTVAYLLPAGSFSEFWPVMTNVAFGIPQILSSFLMIIICLFTDALAAVALAYEAPEADVLLRKPRVPGKNRLVDWQLILQAYGLVGFIETAASFAMSYWYLQRKGIPFSDIWFSFGNLPDTIDPDYYQARLNEASSIYFVNLVVMQWFNLLAVRTRRLSIFQHPPLFNKNTQNWYLFPAMLFALVMAFFWLYPKEFQNVLDTAEVPVEHWFLPMAFGIGLILIDEARKYCVRTYPKGILARMAW, encoded by the exons ATGGCCGATCCTGACATCAAACATCCTCACCCGGAGCGCATCCACTgggttgacgatgaagaggcgGCAACCAAGGCCAGACCGCCCGTGAAGCGTGGCCTCTCGACTGAATCCACGGGCATCCGGTCCATCAGGTCCAGACGCGGTTCGGTCGATGCCTCCGCTGTGCTGCCCATTCAATATCGCGCAGT GTCGATGGACATTGAAGACTATAACCAAAAGACTAGTCTTGCCAAAACAAAGAATGAAGCCGCAGCAG ATCTCGCCAAACTCGAGTGGCACACCAACAACGTCGACGAAGTCATCAGACGCCTCGGTTCCTCCCTCATCGAAGGTCTCTCCCCTGATCAAGTCGAACGACGCATCGGTCGCTATGGAAAGAACGCACCTTCTCCTGCCCCGACGCACAATACTAAGAAGATTGTCGGTTACTTCTTCAAGGGGTTCGGTACAGTCCTCTTTGTGGCCGCCATTCTGGTTTTTATCGCGTGGCGACCCCTCGGAAAGCCTCCGGCGCCTGCGAACCTTGCCCTAGCTATCGTCCTGCTTGCTGTTTTCTTCATCCAGGCTGCCTTTAATATGTGGCAGGACTGGTCCTCGTCGCGTGTCATGAACTCGATCAAGAACTTGCTTCCTGAACACTGCCTGGTAATACGCGACGGACAGCAGGTCACGCTCTTTGCGGACCAGCTCGTCCCTGGAGATATCCTGTTGATCAAGGCTGGCAACAAGCTCCCTGCCGATGTTCGTTTTGTCAAGGTCTCTTCCGATCTCAAGATTGACCGGTCCATCCTCACAG GTGAATCTGTTCCTATCCACGGCACGGTAAACTCTACAGACGATAACTACCTCGAGACCAAGAACATTGGCCTTCAAGGTACACATTGCATCTCAGGAACCTGCACTGGTCTTGTAGTCGCGACAGGAGACAACACTGTATTCGGCAGGATCGCAAAGCTCACGAATGAGCCAAAGAAGGGTTTGACTACCCTCGAGCGTGAAGTCCTCCACTTTGTGTTGGTCATctgctccatcatggctctcATGATTATTCTTGTCGTTATTCTCTG GGCTACATGGCTACGCAAGAAGTATCCTGACTGGATCAGCGTCCCGAACCTCATCATCTCGTGCGTCTCTGTGGCTGTGGCATTTATCCCTGAGGGTCTTCCGGTCGCTCTCACGGCCAGCATGACAATCAGTGCCAACATGATGCGCAAGAACAAGATCCTATGCAAGTCACTCAAGACAGTGGAAACACTCGGCTCGGTCTCGGTCATCTGCTCTGACAAGACTGGTACATTGACACAG AACAAAATGATTGTCACAGAGTGCGCCATCGGCGACAAGCGCATGCTAGCAGACCAGGCAAGAGACGTCATGGTCCTCAACCAGCACACCAGTCCAAAGAACAACTCCCTCAGCCAGCTCCGCGCCGTTGCCGGACTGTGCAACGCCGGTTCCTTTGACGCGGCCACCATGAGACTTCCTCTTCACGAGCGTGTCATCCACGGTGACGCCACCGACCAGGCCATCCTCCGATTCTCAGAGGGCCTTGGAGAGGTGGCTGAGCTTCGACGGTGCTGGAAGGTCAAGTATGAGCTTGCGTTCAACAGCAAGAACAAGTACATGATCAAGGCGTTCTGCTTGGCACATCCTGATGGTCTTTCGCTTGCGTTGCCATCTGACATTGGGTCGATCTTTGCGCCAGGCGATGT GCTGTTGACGATTAAGGGCGCACCGGAGATCCTTCTGGACCGTGTTAGCTCATACGTCAACCCCTCGGGCGTTTGTGTTCACCTGGACGATGATAAGCGCAAAAGTATCGAGATGATCAAGGATGACTGGGCGTCTCAGGGTAGGCGAGTGCTGTTGTTGGCTCGCAAGTCCATCTCCAGCTCTGTGTTTCCGCCAAGCATGTCGGAGACGGCTCTCGAGTCGGAGATGTACAACCAGGCTCTGACTGGTTTAACTCTTGTTGGTTTGGTCGGTATCGTCGACCCTCCACGCCCCGAAATCCCAGATGTAGTTGACACACTCCGTACTGCTGGCATTCGCATCTTCATGGCAAGTGGTTCGCATCGAATGAATGCTATCTCAGCTAACAAGAGACAGGTTACCGGTGACTTTGCCTTGACAGCGCAGGCTATCGCGCAAGAGTGTGGAATTATCACCAGCCAAAACATTGACACAGTGGAGGCTCTGCACCGTACGGTGACCATAGATCCATCCCTCCGTGCTCTGGAGCTTAACTATGGCGCTGATGGGCCTCGAGAGGCCATTGTCCTTAGTGGCCCCGAGCTCATCACCCTTAATGAGGGCCAGTGGGATCAGTTGGCCGAGTACCGTGAGATTGTCTTTGCTCGAACGACCCCCGAACACAAACTCCGCATCGTACGCGAGTTCCAAGCTCGGAACCAGATTGTCGGCATGACAGGTGATGGCGTGAATGATGCTCCGTCTCTGCGCGCCGCTGATGTTGGCATCGCCTTGGGTTCAGGCAGTGACATTGCAATTGAGGCAGCTGACATGGTGCTGTTGGATACATTCGCGAGCGTTGTTGAAGCGCTGCGGTATGGTCGAATGATGTTTGACAACCTCAAGAAGACTGTGGCGTATCTGTTACCCGCAGGTAGCTTCAGCGAGTTCTGGCCGGTCATGACCAACGTTGCCTTTGGCATTCCTCAGATCCTGAGTAGCTTCCTCATGATCATCATTTG TCTCTTCACCGACGCTCTCGCTGCCGTTGCCCTCGCCTATGAGGCTCCGGAGGCCGACGTGCTCCTGCGGAAACCGAGGGTGCCGGGCAAGAACCGCCTCGTTGATTGGCAGCTCATCCTGCAGGCGTACGGGCTCGTCGGCTTTATCGAGACGGCAGCGTCGTTTGCCATGTCGTACTGGTACTTGCAGCGCAAAGGCATTCCCTTCTCGGACATTTGGTTCTCGTTCGGAAACCTGCCTGACACGATCGATCCCGACTACTACCAGGCGAGGCTGAACGAGGCGAGCTCCATCTACTTTGTGAACCTGGTCGTCAT GCAATGGTTCAATCTTTTGGCCGTGCGGACCCGGCGTCTATCCATCTTCCAGCATCCTCCCCTGTTCAACAAGAACACCCAGAACTGGTATCTGTTCCCGGCCATGTTGTTTGCTCTCGTCATGGCCTTCTTTTGGTTGTACCCCAAGGAATTTCAGAACGTCTTGGATACGGCCGAGGTGCCTGTCGAACATTGGTTCCTACCCATGGCGTTTGGTATAGGTCTCATTCTCATTGATGAGGCGAGAAAGTATTGCGTGAGAACCTACCCAAAGGGCATATTGGCTCGGATGGCTTGGTAG
- a CDS encoding Peroxin/Ferlin domain-containing protein: MAAFDTPWLSHLGSSPMSSRDDASLGASPPSYESHPSTGGAPPTYATFSPVTLSANTPSRSSRRSTILVHQKSPLLLATPPQITRALAYSHPFLLPLNNLAGLLTWSTGDPWQSFLLVCFFWAVVLYGDVVVTWAGPVMVGVALIAGMYGRRYSPLSSSGWAEPRSQHRDPASQGATQTGEASHQKGKPSVSEKQSKHVRGNSEVTNTKHQKTLDEIVETLKEFTGRCNVLLEPLLDMTDFLSTQRTPTSATTRPAVTVIFMRLLIITPIWIALTVPPWRVITTRRVILVAGTIILTWHARVMRVSRAILWRSSMVRRLAAGITGLQFDTPEKPFRKDLEVAATKGSERVAQESELTKALGKSSSFSTNHGRRNGHAKTAGVKFTFIIYENQRRWLGLGWTNNLFAYERPAWTDEHNNPVPAKDDFELPEVEDGSRMEWRWVQNGRWRVDGVTDDQGAVDYDGEEGKNGWIFYDNKWQNGQRGQDGWSRWTRRRKWYRDAELVEVDQSQDAHAGDAVEAKNSPTVAKLSTQQYNSSNETMVPTRPDAADQAHAEDLSIDDASSKAAEDSLSVHSTSSRSFFRSPLMRKRVADRSVTDKERTRRASRTSSLYNDDDASSLGATLALEIQKQGKPGGQWGIGDEARMSLE; encoded by the exons ATGGCTGCCTTT GATACCCCTTGGCTGTCCCATCTTGGATCGTCGCCCATGTCTTCCCGCGACGATGCCTCCCTCGGCGCATCGCCTCCCTCCTACGAATCCCATCCCTCGACTGGCGGCGCGCCCCCGACCTATGCGACTTTCTCGCCCGTAACCCTCTCCGCAAATACTCCTTCTCGATCTTCCCGTCGATCAACCATCCTCGTCCATCAAAAGAGCCCGCTGCTCCTTGCGACTCCGCCCCAGATCACCCGAGCCCTTGCCTATAGTCACCCCTTTCTGCTCCCGTTAAACAACCTAGCGGGGTTGCTCACCTGGAGTACCGGAGACCCGTGGCAGAGCTTTCTATTAGTCTGCTTCTTTTGGGCCGTCGTTCTCTATGGAGACGTGGTAGTGACATGGGCTGGGCCTGTCATGGTAGGCGTAGCCCTTATTGCTGGCATGTATGGCCGGAGGTATAGTCCTCTCAGTAGTAGTGGGTGGGCCGAACCTCGAAGCCAACACAGAGATCCTGCATCCCAAGGCGCAACTCAGACTGGTGAGGCCAGCCACCAAAAGGGGAAGCCTAGCGTCAGTGAGAAACAGTCGAAACATGTCAGGGGAAACTCCGAGGTCACCAATACTAAGCACCAAAAGACGTTGGATGAGATTGTCGAGACCCTCAAGGAGTTCACAGGGAGATGCAATGTCCTTCTGGAGCCTCTCCTCGACATGACGGATTTTCTCAGCACCCAGAGAACACCGACTAGTGCTACAACTCGACCGGCTGTGACCGTCATCTTCATGCGCCTCCTCATAATTACACCTATTTGGATCGCTCTGACTGTACCACCATGGAGGGTCATCACAACAAGGCGGGTTATACTGGTCGCTGGCACAATCATCTTGACATGGCATGCAAGAGTCATGAGGGTTTCGAGGGCTATCCTTTGGAGAAGCTCCATGGTGCGGCGGCTTGCAGCCGGAATCACCGGACTTCAGTTTGACACTCCCGAGAAGCCATTCCGAAAAGATTTGGAGGTGGCTGCTACCAAGGGCTCAGAACGTGTAGCTCAAGAGTCAGAACTTACAAAGGCTCTGGGCAAGTCTTCGAGCTTTTCGACAAACCATGGACGAAGGAATGGCCACGCCAAGACTGCTGGTGTCAAGTTCACGTTTATCATCTACGAGAATCAACGACGTTGGCTGGGTCTCGGGTGGACGAATAACCTCTTCGCATATGAACGACCTGCCTGGACAGACGAGCATAATAACCCGGTACCTGCAAAGGATGACTTTGAGTTACCCGAGGTGGAAGACGGGAGTCGTATGGAGTGGCGGTGGGTTCAGAATGGTCGTTGGCGCGTTGATGGAGTGACCGATGATCAAGGGGCCGTCGACTATGATGGAGAGGAGGGcaagaatggatggatctTCTATGACAACAAG TGGCAAAACGGACAGCGAGGCCAGGATGGTTGGAGCCGATGGACGAGACGACGGAAGTGGTATCGTGATGCCGAGTTGGTTGAGGTGGATCAGTCACAGGATGCTCACGCCGGTGATGCGGTAGAAGCCAAGAACTCTCCCACGGTGGCCAAGTTGAGTACTCAACAATACAACTCGAGCAACGAAACCATGGTTCCCACACGACCCGACGCGGCCGATCAGGCCCACGCCGAGGACCTCAGCATCGACGACGCGAGTTCCAAAGCAGCAGAGGATTCCCTGTCAGTACACTCGACATCTTCAAGATCATTCTTCCGGTCGCCATTAATGCGGAAGCGTGTCGCTGACCGATCCGTCACGGATAAAGAACGTACTAGGAGGGCCAGTAGGACCAGCAGCTTGTACAACGACGATGACGCGAGCTCCCTTGGAGCAACTCTTGCACTGGAGATCCAGAAACAGGGCAAACCGGGCGGACAGTGGGGGATTGGCGACGAAGCACGAATGAGCCTTGAGTGA
- a CDS encoding Homogentisate 1,2-dioxygenase, translating to MPVTKFETKEKYRYQNGFNCYLESEAVEGALPVGHNSPQKVPYGLYAEKLSGTAFTAPRNENKQTWLYRVLPSCSHPPYEYDTETENGSNKTLDGAEGKLHYIPNQLRWDPFDHDKAKHLDFTTGLRLVAGAGDPTLKEGLGMYIYAAGKSMDEKTAFYSADGDLLIVAQEGVLDIRTEFGWLLVRPMEIAVIPRGVKYQVHLPSGPARGYALELYQGHFNLPELGPIGSNGLANARDFQSPVACFSEDFGATASEGPNSYTVVVKFNNTLFKTVQAHTPFDVVAWHGNYYPFKYDLGRFNTIGTISFDHPDPSIFTVLTAPTNTPGTAVADFVIFPPRWLVGEDTFRPPWYHRNTMSEFMGLICGGYDAKRGGSGGFVPGGASLHNVMSGHGPDAESGEAARNAELKPAKVGEGSCAFMFESCLMVGVTEWGLKTCQKVQSEYNDHSWGGVKTHWKLPEGLKVKPHTL from the exons ATGCCCGTCACAAAGTTCGAGACGAAGGAGAAGTACAGGTATCAGAATGGCTTCAATTGCTACCTAGA ATCGGAAGCTGTCGAGGGTGCCCTACCGGTCGGACACAATTCACCCCAGAAGGTGCCGTACGGACTCTACGCCGAGAAGCTATCCGGAACTGCCTTTACGGCGCCGAGGAACGAGAACAAGCAGACATGGTTGTACCGTGTCCTGCCGTCCTGCTCGCACCCTCCGTACGAATACGACACCGAGACGGAGAATGGCTCCAACAAGACCTTGGACGGCGCCGAGGGCAAGCTTCACTACATCCCGAACCAGCTCCGCTGGGATCCCTTCGATCATGACAAGGCTAAGCACCTGGACTTTACTACTGGTCTTAGGCTGgtcgctggagctggagatcCTACCTTGAAGGAAGGACTCGGCATGTACATCTATGCTGCTGGCAAGAGCATGGATGAGAAGACGGCCTTTTACTCGGCCGATGGTGACCTGCTCATTGTTGCGCAAGAGGGAGTTTTGGATATCCGGACCGAGTTTGGATGGCTCCTCGTCCGACCCATGGAGATTGCTGTTATTCCCCGAGGTGTCAAGTATCAGGTCCACCTCCCATCGGGCCCTGCTCGTGGTTATGCTCTTGAGCTGTATCAGGGTCACTTCAATCTCCCGGAGCTTGGCCCTATCGGTTCCAATGGCCTCGCCAATGCTCGAGACTTCCAATCGCCCGTTGCCTGCTTCAGCGAAGACTTTGGAGCCACTGCTTCTGAGGGCCCCAACTCATACACCGTTGTGGTCAAGTTCAACAACACACTCTTCAAGACTGTGCAGGCTCATACACCCTTTGATGTTGTCGCTTGGCACGGCAACTATTACCCCTTCAAGTACGACCTTGGCCGCTTCAACACTATCGGCACCATCTCGTTCGACCATCCCGATCCCTCCATCTTCACTGTTCTCACAGCGCCGACCAACACTCCCGGAACGGCCGTGGCCGACTTTGTCATCTTCCCCCCTCGATGGCTCGTAGGTGAGGATACCTTCCGTCCTCCCTGGTATCACCGCAACACCATGAGCGAGTTCATGGGTCTGATCTGCGGTGGTTACGATGCCAAGCGTGGAGGCTCGGGGGGTTTCGTGCCCGGCGGCGCAAGTCTGCACAACGTCATGAGCGGGCACGGGCCGGACGCGGAGAGCGGCGAGGCGGCCCGCAACGCCGAGCTGAAGCCAGCCAAGGTTGGTGAGGGGAGCTGCGCGTTCATGTTTGAGAGCTGTCTGATGGTGGGCGTGACGGAGTGGGGTCTGAAGACGTGTCAGAAGGTGCAGTCGGAATACAATGATCACAGCTGGGGAGGAGTCAAGACGCATTGGAAGTTGCCAGAGGGGTTGAAGGTGAAGCCGCATACTTTGTAG
- a CDS encoding N-acetyltransferase domain-containing protein produces the protein MADILVEPVTNAQDFTEAFACIAAAFGRQTRDGIWIAMNPGWDTPEGEAAGIKRLVDRWSSVTQNRDGDLNTVFLKATLPDSEGRRVIAGFAIWQQCSVVEGYGDPQPEDFSKVMDLDTLYPGNKAEQRYLVQLDRSLHGRRIEVIKEKATASPPAVMVFDLCVVDPAHQRKGIAQRLVQWGLDEAKRRGGLEAITEASSMGRKAYVKMGFQPEGDEMVYHVDPEFKDRDLPSNLFMRTGGQ, from the coding sequence ATGGCAGATATCCTAGTCGAACCCGTCACAAACGCCCAAGACTTCACCGAAGCCTTTGCCTGCATCGCCGCAGCCTTTGGGCGCCAGACTCGCGATGGCATCTGGATCGCCATGAACCCAGGGTGGGACACGCCTGAGGGCGAAGCTGCTGGTATTAAACGCCTCGTTGACCGCTGGTCTTCGGTCACGCAAAACCGCGACGGAGACCTCAACACCGTCTTCCTCAAGGCGACTCTCCCCGACTCCGAAGGTCGCCGTGTTATTGCTGGTTTTGCTATTTGGCAGCAGTGCTCAGTTGTTGAAGGCTACGGTGATCCTCAGCCTGAAGACTTTAGCAAGGTCATGGATCTGGATACTCTTTACCCGGGAAACAAAGCTGAGCAGCGCTACCTCGTCCAACTGGACCGCTCACTCCACGGACGCCGCATTGAGGTCATCAAGGAAAAGGCAACTGCATCGCCACCAGCAGTCATGGTGTTTGACCTCTGCGTCGTCGACCCTGCTCATCAAAGGAAAGGCATTGCGCAGCGGTTGGTGCAATGGGGTCTTGATGAGGCCAAGCGACGGGGTGGATTGGAGGCCATCACCGAGGCGTCGAGCATGGGACGCAAGGCATATGTCAAGATGGGATTCCAACCGGAGGGAGACGAGATGGTTTATCACGTTGATCCTGAATTCAAGGATCGTGATTTACCATCTAACCTATTCATGAGGACGGGTGGGCAATGA
- a CDS encoding Amidohydro-3 domain-containing protein, with amino-acid sequence MAEIFPSSLSANNAVAYYTGRVYTIDKEKPWAEAFIVSPNGIFEAVGSDVEIKKIATERTLVMFNLRQKFIMPGIHDAHTHLLVASMQSLSEAQIGHDANEYTLASKINDAQCACSYNNVFGDWVVGSFYTADCFPDQKPDRKYLDETYPDQAVFVREVSVHNVLPNTAALIKCGIDPENAQDPPGSRYVRRPDGTLTGELVESAQLMASRHLGRPPLAFVKEALRFGIEMCHRFGVTSCQEASASTAYLHAVRELEAENHMGIDLYTHIVCYHDFHLTTSEPSASLEALLDISEGFRSKHVNTRFVKMWLDGAPLPPNFTHCSLKEDGQPDDFLLINWEDLLENFTRYDSRGFTIKVHAAGDGSARRVLDVVEEVRKLNPNGPRREMVHCNAIHPDDIPRMTRLRVTGEMSPAIFHHGLEAAYPDIFRWPFNELMADGGLVTIGSDWVLTPNPSLFDALEYIVDKLEYAPGGERRLADGCKTKREIGGEIICEIITLNGARAVGADMRTGSIEVGKRANFIAVDRDLSKGEFAGAKVLKTWFEGKMVYRSNVTKSRTF; translated from the exons ATGGCGGAAATATTCCCTTCCTCCCTATCTGCTAACAACGCAGTTGCCTACTACACCGGCCGGGTGTATACAAtcgacaaggagaagccaTGGGCCGAGGCCTTTATCGTCTCCCCCAACGGCATTTTCGAAGCAGTCGGCAGCGATGTCGAGATCAAGAAGATTGCAACAGAGAGAACCCTCGTAATGTTCAACCTGCGTCAGAAGTTCATCATGCCGGGCATTCACGACGCCCACACGCACCTGCTGGTGGCCAGCATGCAGAGCTTGAGTGAGGCCCAGATCGGCCACGACGCAAACGAATACACTCTCGCTTCCAAGATTAACGATGCACAGTGCGCTTGCTCCTATAACAACGTCTTTGGGGACTGGGTCGTGGGCAGCTTCTACACTGCCGACTGTTTCCCAGACCAGAAGCCCGATAGGAAGTACCTCGACGAGACTTATCCTGACCAGGCTGTATTTGTTCGGGAGGTGAGCGTCCACAATGTGCTGCCCAACACTGCCGCATTGATTAAATGCGGAATTGATCCGGAGAATGCCCAAGACCCGCCTGGCAGCAGGTATGTTCGCCGTCCGGACGGCACGCTTACTGGAGAGCTGGTGGAGAGCGCCCAACTGATGGCCTCCCGTCATCTCGGACGACCTCCGCTGGCTTTCGTCAAGGAAGCCCTCCGCTTCGGCATTGAGATGTGCCACCGCTTCGGCGTCACCTCGTGCCAGGAGGCATCGGCATCGACGGCATACCTGCACGCCGTGAgagagctcgaggctgagaaCCACATGGGTATTGATCTGTATACTCACATCGTCTGTTATCACGATTTCCACCTCACCACGTCGGAGCCCAGTGCCAGTCTCGAGGCACTGCTGGATATCTCCGAGGGGTTCCGCAGTAAGCATGTCAACACCAGATTCGTCAAGATGTGGCTTGACGGAGCACCTCTACCCCCGAACTTCACGCACTGCAGCCTGAAGGAGGATGGCCAGCCGGACGACTTTCTGCTCATCAACTGGGAGGACCTTTTGGAGAACTTTACGAGATATGATAGCCGAGGCTTCACAATCAAAGTACACGCCGCCGGCGATGGATCCGCTCGACGGGTTCTGGACGTTGTCGAGGAAGTGCGCAAGTTGAATCCTAATGGCCCGAGGCGTGAGATGGTTCACTGCAACGCCATTCACCCTG ACGACATTCCGCGCATGACGAGACTCCGTGTCACAGGCGAGATGTCACCTGCCATATTCCATCACGGACTGGAAGCTGCCTACCCCGACATCTTTAGGTGGCCGTTCAATGAGCTCATGGCCGATGGGGGTTTGGTCACGATCGGGTCCGACTGGGTTCTGACGCCTAACCCGAGCTTGTTCGATGCTCTGGAGTACATAGTCGACAAGCTCGAGTACGCTCCCGGTGGCGAGAGACGACTCGCGGACGGCTGCAAGACCAAGCGAGAGATTGGTGGTGAGATTATCTGCGAGATCATCACCTTGAATGGCGCGAGGGCAGTAGGCGCCGACATGAGAACGGGGAGCATCGAGGTTGGCAAGCGGGCAAACTTCATCGCGGTTGACAGGGACCTGAGCAAGGGAGAGTTTGCTGGTGCCAAGGTTCTCAAGACTTGGTTTGAGGGCAAGATGGTGTATAGATCGAATGTCACTAAATCTCGAACTTTTTGA